A region from the Lycium barbarum isolate Lr01 chromosome 8, ASM1917538v2, whole genome shotgun sequence genome encodes:
- the LOC132607122 gene encoding auxin-responsive protein SAUR72-like → MMKSTTKMMRKERSNCMVMLKFIMGKLKNHLQLIPKSSRSLEGHVVEFVETPRANEEVPNDVKEGYFAVFSVNPEEEPKRFIVELHWLTNPSFLKLLKQAEEEYGFEQKGVLEVPCLAAELQKILKLKIGRNITSFAV, encoded by the coding sequence ATGATGAAGAGTACTACTAAGATGATGAGGAAAGAAAGAAGCAATTGCATGGTGATGCTTAAGTTTATAATGGGAAAGCTCAAAAATCATCTTCAACTAATTCCCAAATCCAGTAGATCACTTGAAGGTCATGTTGTGGAATTTGTCGAAACCCCAAGAGCAAATGAAGAAGTGCCAAATGATGTAAAAGAAGGGTACTTTGCTGTATTCTCAGTGAATCCTGAAGAGGAGCCAAAGAGGTTTATTGTGGAGCTGCATTGGCTCACTAATCCTTCATTCTTGAAATTACTAAAACAGGCTGAAGAGGAGTATGGATTCGAACAAAAGGGAGTTCTTGAAGTTCCTTGTCTCGCCGCGGAATTACAGAAAATTCTCAAACTCAAGATTGGAAGGAATATCACTTCTTTTGCAGTTTAA
- the LOC132605411 gene encoding auxin-responsive protein SAUR32-like, which yields MVKERSKCMVMLKHIMGKLKNLLQLILKFDVVEFVETPRANDKEVVPNDVKEGYFAVLSVNAEEEPKRFVVELHWLTNPSFLKLLKQAEDEYGFEQKGVLEVPCRAEELQKILEFKIGVAV from the coding sequence ATGGTGAAAGAAAGAAGCAAATGTATGGTCATGCTAAAGCATATAATGGGAAAGCTCAAGAATCTTCTTCAATTAATTCTCAAATTTGATGTTGTGGAATTTGTTGAAACCCCAAGAGCAAATGATAAAGAAGTGGTACCCAATGATGTAAAAGAAGGATATTTTGCTGTATTATCAGTGAACGCAGAGGAAGAGCCAAAGAGGTTTGTTGTGGAACTGCATTGGCTCACAAATCCTTCATTCTTGAAATTACTCAAACAGGCAGAAGATGAATATGGATTTGAACAAAAAGGTGTTCTTGAAGTTCCTTGTCGTGCCGAGGAATTACAAAAGATTTTGGAATTCAAGATTGGAGTTGCAGTTTAA